The following proteins are co-located in the Ailuropoda melanoleuca isolate Jingjing chromosome 13, ASM200744v2, whole genome shotgun sequence genome:
- the LOC105235021 gene encoding signal-regulatory protein beta-1, with protein MPVPASQPCPPLPSLLLTLLLRFTGTSDEDFQVIQPESSVSVRAGEILTLGCNVSARSPAGPVLWFRENGQERQLIYNFSGSQFPRVTQVENSEFNQTDYSIRISDVSPKDVGTYYCVKLTIAHPDMAYVSGSGTVVSVNGEYSLTPSPWFVKMNFFKPETCTKPSSHTRFCAPSITNNPVG; from the exons ATGCCTGTCCCTGCCTCCCAaccctgcccacctctgccaTCCCTGCTGCTGACTCTGCTGCTGAGATTCACAG GAACTTCGGATGAAGACTTCCAGGTGATCCAGCCTGAAAGTTCAGTTTCAGTCAGAGCTGGAGAGATCTTGACACTGGGCTGCAATGTGTCCGCTCGCTCCCCAGCAGGGCCTGTCTTGTGGTTCAGGGAGAATGGGCAAGAACGACAATTAATTTACAACTTCAGTGGAAGCCAATTCCCCCGAGTAACCCAAGTGGAAAACTCAGAGTTCAACCAAACAGACTATTCCATCCGCATCAGTGATGTGTCGCCCAAAGATGTGGGCACCTATTACTGTGTGAAACTAACAATAGCGCACCCTGACATGGCCTATGTATCTGGTTCAGGCACTGTTGTCTCTGTGAATGGTGAATACAGTCTGACTCCATCCCCTTGGtttgtaaaaatgaatttttttaaacctgaaacATGTACCAAACCATCATCACACACTAGATTCTGTGCCCCTTCAATCACAAACAACCCTGTAGGCTAG
- the SIRPD gene encoding signal-regulatory protein delta: FCISLQDPHEIFQVQQAEMTQTASVGETITLSCSVPDSFPKGPVLWFKGNGPNRELIYNFKEGFFPRVKEIGHTTKPGNTDFSIRISEISLADAGTYYCVKFKEGKPNMEFQSGPGTEVFVTRTSNQFAPGAPDRRLMTMRGTRLRKNLLQRSAKM; the protein is encoded by the exons ttttgcatttctttgcagGATCCACACGAGATATTCCAGGTGCAACAGGCTGAGATGACGCAGACTGCATCAGTTGGAGAGACAATCACCTTGAGTTGCAGTGTACCAGACTCCTTCCCAAAAGGACCCGTCTTATGGTTCAAGGGCAATGGGCCAAACCGGGAATTAATCTACAATTTCAAAGAAGGTTTCTTCCCCAGAGTAAAAGAAATTGGACACACCACCAAACCTGGCAACACAGACTTTTCCATCCGCATCAGTGAAATCTCTCTTGCAGATGCCGGCACCTACTACTGCGTGAAGTTCAAGGAGGGGAAACCTAACATGGAGTTCCAGTCAGGTCCAGGCACCGAGGTGTTTGTGACTA GGACAAGCAATCAGTTTGCCCCAGGTGCTCCAGACAGACGTCTTATGACCATGAGGGGAACGAGGTTGAGGAAAAATCTGCTCCAGAGAAGCGCAAAGATGTAA